From one Oxobacter pfennigii genomic stretch:
- a CDS encoding DEAD/DEAH box helicase has translation MDEKSFKYYGLSPEILESLRKLEYKEPTKVQVQVIPQVLEGRDVIVRSQTGSGKTASFGIPVCEKIKTEFKDPQALILTPTRELCVQVKEDISNIGRLKRIRCAAVFGKQPYDEQTRELKQRVHIIAGTPGRVIDHIERGNIITGSIKYLIIDEADKMLNMGFIGQIETIISLIPKERITLLFSATLPDKVRYLCDKYMHKPVSIEINHDVEIPEGIEQQWYKVSEDDKFDLLNRIFYIENPESSIIFCRTKENTDMLYKELKNRGYSCNAIHGGMLQNERLHKMQSFKKGEYRFLAATDIAARGLDIEDITHIINYDIPLEDESYVHRIGRTGRKGKKGKAITFVCPDEVDMLHKIEGYIGSEIQYKEIPSIEEAEKGKKAFNANTKYTQKIRADKGSMLSKDITKIYINAGKSKKIRTGDIVGAITSIDGVKVEDVGIIDLRDNLSYIDILNGKGDLVLEALQYTTVKGKTVRVQKAIK, from the coding sequence ATGGATGAAAAAAGCTTTAAATACTATGGGCTGAGCCCGGAAATACTGGAATCCCTGAGAAAACTTGAATATAAAGAACCCACAAAGGTTCAGGTGCAAGTAATACCTCAAGTGCTTGAAGGCAGGGATGTAATCGTCAGATCTCAGACCGGCAGCGGGAAAACCGCCTCCTTTGGAATACCGGTATGTGAGAAAATAAAGACAGAGTTTAAGGACCCTCAGGCCTTAATACTTACGCCTACAAGAGAGTTATGTGTGCAAGTTAAAGAAGATATATCAAATATAGGCAGGTTAAAAAGAATAAGATGCGCCGCAGTTTTTGGCAAACAGCCTTATGATGAGCAAACCAGGGAGCTTAAGCAGAGAGTACATATCATAGCAGGTACACCGGGAAGGGTTATAGACCACATAGAGCGCGGGAATATAATTACCGGCAGCATAAAATATCTGATTATAGATGAAGCGGATAAAATGCTTAATATGGGTTTCATAGGCCAGATAGAGACAATTATAAGCCTGATTCCAAAAGAAAGAATAACGTTGCTGTTTTCTGCAACCCTGCCCGATAAAGTCAGGTATTTATGTGATAAATATATGCATAAACCTGTAAGTATAGAGATAAATCATGATGTTGAAATACCGGAAGGCATTGAGCAGCAGTGGTATAAAGTCAGTGAAGACGATAAGTTTGATTTATTGAACAGGATATTTTATATTGAGAATCCTGAAAGCTCAATTATATTCTGCAGGACTAAAGAAAATACCGACATGCTTTATAAAGAATTGAAAAACAGGGGATATTCCTGTAATGCCATTCATGGAGGGATGCTTCAAAATGAAAGACTTCATAAAATGCAGAGCTTCAAAAAAGGTGAATACAGGTTTTTAGCAGCCACAGATATTGCTGCCAGAGGGTTAGATATTGAGGATATTACCCATATCATAAATTATGATATACCTCTTGAGGATGAAAGCTATGTACACAGGATAGGCAGAACGGGGCGAAAGGGCAAAAAAGGGAAGGCCATTACCTTTGTATGCCCTGATGAAGTTGATATGCTGCATAAAATAGAAGGATATATAGGCAGTGAAATTCAGTATAAGGAGATTCCTTCAATTGAAGAAGCAGAAAAGGGTAAAAAAGCATTTAATGCCAATACTAAATATACGCAGAAAATTAGGGCTGATAAGGGCAGCATGCTTAGTAAAGACATAACCAAAATTTATATAAATGCAGGAAAGAGCAAGAAAATCAGAACCGGTGACATCGTAGGTGCAATCACGAGTATAGATGGTGTTAAAGTTGAAGATGTAGGGATAATAGATTTGAGGGATAATCTTTCGTACATTGACATATTAAACGGAAAAGGTGATTTAGTTCTTGAAGCCCTTCAATATACGACCGTAAAAGGAAAGACTGTCAGAGTTCAAAAAGCCATAAAATAA
- a CDS encoding glutamine--tRNA ligase/YqeY domain fusion protein produces MDAGNDAPAGKEEGEEKLLSNFIQDIIDKDMEENTYGGRVHTRFPPEPNGYLHVGHAKSICLNFGIAAQNKGKTNLRFDDTNPSKEDTEYVESIMEDVRWLGFDWEDRMFYASDYFEQLYDYAVELIKNGKAYVCDLSSEEIRQYRGTLTEPGKNSPYRDRSIEENIDLFTRMRNGEFPDGSKVLRAKIDMASPNLNMRDPVLYRILRATHHRTKDKWCIYPMYDYAHPLSDYIEGITHSICTLEFEDHRPLYDWCLNELNLKSAPKQIEFARLNLNYTITSKRKLLELVKGGYVRGWDDPRMPTISGLRRRGYTPEAIRDFCSRIGVAKADSTVDIGLLEHCIREDLNKRATRVMAVLRPLKVIIDNYPDDYEEEFAAENNPEDPNAGSRMVPFSKVIYIERDDFMEDPPKKFFRLSPGNEVRLKHAYFIKCESVVKDEKTGEIIELHVSYDPATRGGNAPDGRKVKGTLHWVSAKHGINAEVRLYESLFTVPNPGEEKEGMDYKDNLNPDSLEVLTDCKLEPSLKNADSKGRYQFLRIGYFCADFRDFSNERPVFNRIVGLKDSWAKVSKE; encoded by the coding sequence ATGGACGCCGGTAATGATGCTCCTGCCGGAAAGGAAGAAGGCGAGGAGAAATTACTATCAAATTTTATACAGGATATAATCGATAAGGACATGGAAGAAAACACATACGGAGGACGTGTCCATACCAGATTCCCCCCGGAGCCCAATGGTTACCTTCATGTAGGCCATGCAAAATCCATATGCCTGAATTTTGGAATTGCAGCTCAAAACAAAGGAAAGACCAATTTGAGGTTTGATGATACCAACCCCAGCAAAGAAGATACGGAATATGTGGAATCCATAATGGAAGATGTCCGTTGGCTGGGTTTTGACTGGGAAGACAGGATGTTTTATGCATCTGATTATTTTGAACAATTATATGACTATGCCGTAGAATTGATAAAAAACGGCAAGGCTTACGTATGCGACCTAAGTTCCGAAGAAATAAGGCAGTACAGAGGCACCTTGACTGAACCGGGAAAAAACAGCCCCTATAGAGACCGCAGCATTGAAGAAAATATTGACTTGTTCACCAGGATGAGAAACGGAGAATTTCCCGACGGTTCAAAGGTTTTAAGGGCTAAAATAGATATGGCCTCTCCTAATTTGAATATGAGAGATCCGGTTTTATACCGCATTTTGAGGGCTACTCATCACAGGACTAAAGATAAATGGTGCATTTATCCCATGTATGACTATGCCCATCCATTGTCGGACTACATTGAAGGCATCACTCATTCAATCTGTACTCTGGAATTTGAAGACCACCGTCCTTTATATGACTGGTGCTTGAATGAACTGAATTTAAAAAGTGCTCCAAAGCAAATAGAATTTGCAAGGCTTAATTTAAATTACACCATTACAAGCAAAAGAAAGCTCCTTGAACTTGTAAAGGGAGGCTATGTAAGAGGATGGGATGACCCAAGAATGCCTACCATATCCGGTTTAAGGAGAAGGGGATATACACCTGAAGCCATCAGGGATTTCTGTTCCAGAATAGGTGTGGCAAAAGCCGATAGCACAGTAGATATCGGCCTTCTTGAACACTGCATAAGGGAAGATTTAAACAAGAGGGCAACAAGAGTTATGGCGGTATTGAGGCCGTTGAAGGTCATAATAGACAACTATCCCGATGATTATGAAGAGGAGTTTGCAGCGGAAAACAATCCTGAGGACCCAAATGCGGGAAGCAGAATGGTGCCCTTCTCAAAAGTCATTTATATTGAACGGGATGATTTCATGGAAGATCCCCCTAAAAAATTCTTCCGCCTGTCTCCGGGAAATGAGGTAAGGCTCAAACACGCTTACTTTATAAAATGCGAAAGCGTGGTAAAGGATGAAAAAACAGGCGAGATAATTGAGCTTCACGTGAGTTATGATCCTGCCACAAGAGGCGGAAATGCTCCTGACGGGCGAAAAGTGAAAGGTACTCTTCACTGGGTATCTGCAAAGCATGGTATAAACGCCGAAGTAAGGCTTTATGAAAGCCTGTTTACCGTACCCAATCCGGGAGAAGAAAAAGAGGGTATGGATTACAAGGATAATTTGAATCCTGATTCCCTTGAAGTTTTAACCGACTGTAAATTAGAACCCAGTCTTAAAAATGCTGACTCCAAAGGCCGTTATCAGTTCCTGAGGATAGGATATTTCTGTGCAGATTTCAGGGATTTCTCAAATGAAAGGCCTGTATTTAACCGTATAGTAGGCTTGAAGGATTCCTGGGCTAAGGTTTCAAAAGAGTAA
- a CDS encoding FAD-dependent oxidoreductase, translating into MTKMIVETQNNIPVYDEADILIVGGGAAGHSAAIAAARAGAKNIVIMERYGYMGGDATGGYVIMVPDLSWYDKSFVRGIQEEWFTRLENIPNAVRAPRLNEIGSEDPILVDAWKAIHDCVSRSAPHRLVRAVYFEPNQLKIEMDKMLLEEKDSIRVCYHSWGTKPIMEGNDIKGVIFESKEGRKAILAKIVIDATGDGDLFSQSGAPYASLSDGQSRSSTTALVWRIGGINWDQFEEWKRIRPDLTAKLRETLAKIAGFRAMPIASNQNDICWINNWHADKDCTKIADLTDTEIKTRDTMRDVLEYLREAVPVAFRNAFLYDIAPQTGLRCSRRLKGEYIMTAKDWAFASHFDDVIAWHSTICQINDCGPVEIPYRAILPQAVENMLCPGRHLSSDDVAIDWLNLIPQCVGTGQAAGVAAAVAVADGTTVRNVNIKKVQDILVEQDVPLPRHPKTDPSYMECCVEHEYGLYTELAKKAHQEAGLGKYVQW; encoded by the coding sequence ATGACCAAGATGATAGTTGAAACTCAAAATAATATTCCTGTATATGATGAGGCGGATATACTGATTGTCGGAGGCGGTGCAGCTGGGCATTCAGCAGCAATTGCTGCAGCACGTGCAGGTGCTAAAAACATCGTCATCATGGAGCGTTATGGTTATATGGGCGGCGATGCCACCGGGGGATATGTCATCATGGTGCCGGATTTGTCCTGGTATGATAAGTCCTTTGTCCGGGGCATTCAAGAGGAATGGTTCACCCGCTTGGAAAATATTCCAAATGCCGTAAGAGCGCCAAGGTTAAATGAAATAGGCAGTGAGGACCCCATACTTGTAGATGCATGGAAGGCTATCCACGACTGTGTAAGCCGCAGTGCACCCCACCGCCTGGTTCGTGCTGTGTACTTTGAGCCAAACCAGCTTAAAATAGAAATGGATAAAATGCTGCTTGAAGAAAAAGACTCCATAAGGGTATGCTATCACAGCTGGGGTACAAAGCCCATTATGGAGGGAAATGATATAAAAGGAGTTATCTTTGAAAGCAAGGAAGGACGCAAGGCAATCCTGGCAAAGATAGTCATAGACGCCACAGGCGATGGAGACTTATTCAGCCAGTCGGGAGCACCTTATGCCAGCCTGTCCGATGGACAATCACGTTCCAGTACAACAGCATTAGTATGGCGAATAGGAGGCATTAACTGGGATCAGTTTGAAGAATGGAAACGTATCCGGCCGGATTTGACGGCCAAACTCAGGGAAACCCTCGCCAAGATTGCAGGCTTTAGGGCGATGCCCATAGCTTCAAACCAGAACGATATATGCTGGATTAACAACTGGCATGCAGATAAGGACTGTACTAAAATAGCAGACCTCACAGACACTGAAATCAAGACACGTGATACAATGAGGGACGTACTGGAATATTTAAGAGAAGCGGTACCTGTTGCCTTCCGGAATGCCTTCTTGTATGATATTGCACCCCAGACCGGTTTGCGCTGCAGCCGCCGTTTGAAAGGCGAATATATAATGACGGCTAAAGATTGGGCATTTGCAAGTCATTTCGATGACGTCATCGCATGGCACTCTACCATCTGCCAGATTAATGACTGCGGTCCGGTAGAAATTCCTTACCGTGCAATTCTTCCTCAGGCAGTGGAGAACATGCTGTGCCCCGGCCGTCACCTGTCATCTGATGATGTTGCAATTGACTGGCTGAACCTTATACCCCAGTGTGTCGGTACCGGCCAGGCTGCCGGTGTGGCTGCCGCTGTAGCAGTTGCAGATGGCACTACTGTTCGTAACGTGAACATTAAAAAAGTACAGGATATCCTGGTCGAGCAGGATGTACCGCTGCCACGCCACCCCAAAACTGATCCATCCTACATGGAATGTTGTGTTGAGCATGAATATGGATTATATACCGAACTCGCGAAGAAGGCTCACCAGGAGGCCGGTTTAGGAAAATACGTACAATGGTAG